In Synechococcus sp. A18-25c, a single window of DNA contains:
- the recN gene encoding DNA repair protein RecN, translated as MLTGLRLENIALIDSLELAFDRGFSVLTGETGAGKSILLDALDAALGGVQASAAVRLLRSGCERAVIEATFRPGRAALRWLEEQQLAEGEEELVVSREWRRQEDRLTSRSRLNGVMVNRQQLLALRPLLIDLTVQGQTQQLARPGQQKRWLDHLGGAPLEQELSEVRRHWQDWLHCRSALEQAERDRLQLDQQREELDALLVELESAELDDPAEIAQLEAEQDRLVHGVRLQEGLALLIGRLQDGAEQAPSALDHLVACTHELQQMQALDASLQSLKEQCLDLEAGVQDLIRGLEAYGASLESDPERLAFLQDRLAQLKRLERRHGQELETLIQQRDELRDRQQSGGADGLLERLRDQERAACAVRDRGNAALRVRRLAVAARLQEQLMGHLRPMGLANVRFEVAVEPADPSESGADAVQFLFSANPGQPLAPLADVASGGEMSRFLLALKTCLADVDGSSTLLFDEIDTGVSGRVSGAMADLLRRLSRHRQVFCVTHQPLVAAAADHHFRVSKAISDGVTCSQVSQLQDTQARQQELAELAGGDLQEAKAYAASLLDQKAA; from the coding sequence GTGCTCACCGGTTTGCGACTTGAAAACATTGCCCTGATCGACAGCCTGGAGCTGGCGTTTGACCGAGGTTTTTCTGTGCTGACCGGTGAAACGGGAGCGGGCAAATCGATTCTTCTTGACGCCTTGGATGCGGCCCTGGGAGGTGTTCAGGCCAGTGCGGCTGTGCGGTTGTTGCGTTCCGGCTGTGAGCGAGCAGTGATTGAAGCGACGTTTCGTCCTGGCAGGGCCGCCCTGCGCTGGCTGGAGGAACAGCAGCTGGCTGAGGGAGAGGAGGAGCTCGTGGTCAGCCGTGAATGGCGACGTCAGGAGGATCGGCTGACCAGTCGTTCCAGGTTGAATGGGGTGATGGTGAATCGTCAGCAGCTGCTGGCTCTCCGCCCTCTGCTGATTGATCTCACCGTGCAAGGGCAGACCCAGCAACTGGCTCGTCCTGGTCAGCAGAAACGCTGGCTGGATCATCTTGGTGGAGCTCCCCTGGAACAGGAGTTGTCTGAGGTGCGCCGTCACTGGCAGGACTGGCTGCACTGCAGGTCTGCGTTGGAGCAGGCGGAGAGGGATCGTCTGCAGTTGGATCAGCAGCGGGAGGAGCTGGATGCCTTGCTGGTGGAACTGGAGAGTGCCGAACTCGATGACCCTGCTGAGATCGCCCAGCTGGAGGCTGAGCAGGATCGGTTGGTGCACGGTGTGCGTCTCCAGGAGGGTCTCGCTCTGCTAATCGGGCGTCTGCAGGACGGGGCAGAGCAGGCACCGTCTGCGTTGGATCATCTGGTGGCATGCACCCATGAACTGCAGCAGATGCAGGCACTGGATGCCTCGCTTCAATCCCTGAAGGAGCAATGTCTTGATCTAGAGGCCGGTGTGCAGGATCTGATTCGTGGCCTCGAGGCGTATGGCGCATCCCTGGAGAGTGATCCCGAACGCCTGGCCTTCCTTCAAGACAGGTTGGCTCAACTCAAGCGTCTTGAACGACGTCATGGACAGGAACTGGAGACCTTGATCCAGCAACGCGACGAGCTGCGTGATCGGCAACAGTCTGGAGGTGCTGATGGGCTTTTGGAGCGATTGCGTGACCAAGAGCGCGCCGCCTGTGCTGTTCGTGATCGAGGCAATGCTGCGCTTCGCGTCCGGCGGCTTGCTGTGGCCGCGCGGTTGCAGGAGCAGCTCATGGGGCATCTCCGGCCGATGGGTTTGGCCAATGTTCGTTTTGAAGTGGCTGTGGAGCCCGCCGATCCGAGCGAGAGCGGGGCCGATGCTGTGCAGTTTCTGTTTTCCGCCAATCCCGGACAGCCGCTGGCGCCGCTCGCTGATGTCGCTTCAGGCGGGGAGATGTCCCGTTTTCTGCTGGCGCTGAAGACCTGTCTGGCGGATGTGGACGGATCCAGCACACTCCTTTTTGATGAGATCGACACTGGCGTGAGTGGACGCGTCAGTGGTGCCATGGCGGATCTCCTGCGCAGGTTGTCGCGTCACCGTCAGGTGTTTTGCGTGACCCATCAACCGCTGGTGGCGGCCGCGGCGGATCATCATTTCCGCGTCAGCAAAGCCATCAGCGATGGTGTGACTTGCTCTCAGGTGTCCCAACTGCAGG
- a CDS encoding AarF/ABC1/UbiB kinase family protein, translating into MAPQELGDFIEAAGLLTYDPAEITRIYAGHPQRLLRRLWQTLVPIGLLLIGIGFDWFFGLLKDQQRARSRARECAELLVDLGPAFIKAGQALSTRPDIVPPVLLEELAQLQDQLPGFDSDLAMACIEEDLGGPVDSIYAELEREPISAASLGQVHKGVLKDGQRVAVKVQRPGLREQITLDLYIVRNIAAWLNSNIGLIRSDLVALIDELGRRVFEEMDYLNEAGNAEKFCELHRHNPRIAVPRIYREATSRRVLTMEWIDGVKLTNLEAVRELGIDPDDMVEVGVNCSLQQLLEHGFFHADPHPGNLLALSDGRLCYLDFGMMSEVTRESRTGLIQAVVHLVNRNFGKLSKDFVSLGFLAEDVNLEPIVPAFETVFSQALEAGVSRMDFKAVTDDLSGVMYKFPFRVPPYYALIIRSLVTLEGIALSVDPDFKILGAAYPYFARRLMEDPDPQLRQSLKEMLFDGDIFRWTRLENLMASAASQDQLDLEILLDQVLDFLLSANGGMLRHQLVEAAADQLDSLGWMTLQRLGRRLPRPLQPPLLMQANSEFNQNVYLDLEPIRQLVHVLQQLPGFTPDLLFSRLPRLMREPDARRMGVELAQGLAERGVVRLVRAAAGVSP; encoded by the coding sequence GTGGCCCCACAAGAACTCGGAGATTTCATCGAAGCCGCCGGTCTGCTCACGTATGACCCGGCCGAAATCACGCGCATCTACGCAGGACACCCCCAGCGACTGCTGCGGCGCCTCTGGCAAACCCTGGTACCGATTGGCCTGCTGCTGATCGGCATTGGCTTCGACTGGTTTTTTGGGCTGCTGAAGGATCAGCAGCGCGCCAGAAGCCGAGCGCGCGAATGCGCCGAGTTGCTGGTGGATCTTGGTCCCGCCTTCATCAAAGCTGGACAGGCTCTGTCGACCCGACCCGACATCGTTCCGCCCGTTCTGCTGGAGGAACTGGCGCAACTGCAGGATCAACTCCCTGGATTCGACAGTGATCTGGCCATGGCCTGCATCGAGGAAGACCTCGGTGGTCCCGTCGACAGCATCTATGCCGAACTGGAGCGTGAGCCGATCTCAGCGGCCTCGCTCGGACAAGTCCACAAAGGGGTTTTGAAGGATGGCCAACGCGTGGCCGTGAAAGTTCAACGCCCGGGACTGCGTGAACAGATCACTCTGGATCTGTACATCGTGCGCAATATCGCTGCCTGGCTCAACAGCAACATCGGTCTGATCCGCAGTGATCTGGTTGCCCTGATCGATGAATTGGGTCGGCGGGTGTTCGAGGAGATGGACTACCTCAACGAAGCGGGCAACGCGGAAAAATTTTGTGAGCTCCACCGACACAACCCCCGCATCGCGGTTCCCCGGATTTACCGAGAAGCCACGAGCCGAAGGGTGCTGACGATGGAATGGATCGACGGCGTCAAACTCACCAATCTCGAAGCAGTGCGCGAGCTCGGGATCGATCCCGACGACATGGTGGAAGTGGGTGTGAACTGCAGCCTGCAGCAACTTCTTGAGCATGGCTTTTTCCATGCTGATCCCCACCCTGGCAATCTCCTAGCCCTGTCCGACGGGCGACTTTGTTATCTCGATTTCGGGATGATGAGTGAGGTGACGCGAGAATCCCGCACTGGCTTGATTCAGGCCGTTGTTCACCTGGTGAACCGCAACTTCGGCAAACTCTCCAAGGATTTCGTCAGCCTCGGCTTCCTCGCTGAAGACGTAAACCTCGAACCGATTGTTCCGGCCTTCGAGACTGTGTTCAGTCAGGCACTGGAAGCGGGCGTCAGCCGGATGGACTTCAAAGCAGTGACCGACGACCTCTCCGGGGTCATGTACAAGTTCCCATTCCGAGTTCCCCCGTACTACGCCCTGATCATCCGATCGCTGGTAACGCTGGAAGGCATCGCATTAAGCGTGGATCCCGACTTCAAAATCCTCGGAGCGGCTTACCCCTATTTCGCGCGCCGCCTGATGGAAGATCCAGATCCTCAACTGAGGCAAAGCCTCAAGGAGATGCTGTTCGACGGCGACATTTTCCGCTGGACACGCCTAGAAAATCTGATGGCCAGTGCAGCCAGCCAGGACCAATTGGATCTAGAGATCCTGCTGGATCAAGTTCTTGATTTCCTGTTGTCAGCCAATGGAGGGATGTTGCGACATCAGCTTGTGGAAGCTGCAGCCGACCAGCTCGATTCGCTGGGATGGATGACCCTTCAACGCCTGGGCCGTCGCCTGCCACGGCCCCTACAACCGCCCTTGCTGATGCAGGCGAACTCGGAGTTCAATCAGAACGTTTACCTCGACCTTGAGCCGATACGGCAACTCGTGCATGTGCTGCAGCAACTTCCTGGCTTCACCCCTGATCTGCTGTTCAGCCGCTTGCCAAGACTGATGCGAGAACCTGATGCAAGACGCATGGGCGTCGAGCTCGCTCAGGGATTGGCCGAACGCGGAGTTGTCCGGTTGGTTAGAGCGGCAGCAGGAGTCTCCCCCTAG